AGGAGCAGGAGGTGTGCTTCATGGCCCAGTGGTGGGAAGGGAAGGGGCTGTGGTCAGACTGAGGAGTGACCAGGAACACTCGCACTCAGATCTCCAATTCCGCCAAGCACGTTCTTCCCATGACATCATGCCTCGTTTTTAGGGTTCTCTTACTtgcactgttttcctttctttctgatgCCCTCCTGCTCAGTCCTCTCCCGTTCCCCGCTCTCCCTCACTCCATCTTCCTCGTCTCTCTCCTGGCCTCTCACCTTCCTCgtgttcttcctcctcctcataaATACCCATCATATGGTTTCAAGCAAGTATTCTGACCATAGTTCTATCATCcagaataaatatttctctaaataatgccttttccttcccttcacaAAAAAAGTTTATTACAGAAGACTTGAAAGGGACTGAAAGGTAGGACAACTGTTCTGCACTTAGCACTCACGGTGTGCTGGACTTTGCTCTAAGCACTTTCCAAGGGGCCTCTTATTTCATCCTCAACCTGCGTGGCAGATAGTCTCATAGCTGCAATTTAAaggtgaggaaaccgaggcacagagagggggGAGTCTGGGGCAGAGAGAGGGCGTGACCCCCCAGCACGTATGCTCTTACCATCAAGTTTCCCTACTTCTCCTTGTTTCTTATATGGAAGGGaggaaataattttctgtttcaaAACTGATTTCATCATCAGGCCAAATTGGTAACACGGAGTCTGAACTGAAAAAACTTGCCGAAGAAAACCCAGATTTACAAGAGGCATACATTGCAAAACAGAAGCGACTTAAAGTAAGTAAACCAGGCTGTCCTCAATTGACATCTGCTATTTGTGTTAAATGGTCCACTTTTTGTAAAAGTATTGCTATTTCTTAGAATATCTTCTATTAAATATCACAAATCATCAGTGCACATGTTACCTTTGGCTCATGCTCTGCTTTTagaaagaatttttctttattagaTTTGATATTCAGACTTAACGACAATTTCTTGAAGAGCAGATATTGCTCATGCTGGTTGCCAAGGCAAGTTATAAAATGTAAAAGCAGGTTAATAAAATATCATAGGAATCTGTCATTTCAGGTATTTTGCACTTTGAGTCAGCTGGACCTCTGTTTATGACCTTTTTATACCAATAAAGCAATCAgcggatttttttttaatactgtataTCTTCCCCTCACACCtttcattttttgcctttttacgTTTTGATCACCTTTACCCATTTCTCCTACCTCTTaccccctgcctctggcaaccactggtctattctctgcatctatgagcttagttccctagtggctcagaggttaaagtgcctgcctggaatgcaggagacctgggtttgatccctgggtcgggaagatcccctggagaaggaaatggcaacccactccagaactcttgcctggagaatcccatgaagggaggagcctagtaggttacagtccatggggtcacaaagagttggacacgactgagcgacttcactttcgctttcagaAGCTtagttatttgtttgttttttagattccacaaataagagagatcatatggtatttgactttttctgtctgatttatttaacttagcataattCTCTCAAGGTTTAACTACATTGTAAATGGcaaagtttttattctttttttgtagctggaaaatattccattctatatatacacatcacaattttttaaaatccattaatctgttgatgaacacttaagttgttttgcctattgtaaataatactgcaaggAACATAGGATTGCAGGTATCTttcagattaatttaaaaaattgtttttaactggaggataagctttacaatgttgtgttggtttctgccgtacaacagtgtgaatcaaccataagtatacacatatcccctccatcctgaaccttcctcccaccccctaccccattCCACCGTCTAGGTTGTTACGGAGCagtgggttgagctccctgtgttatgcagcagcttcccattagctgtctgttttacatatgataatgtatatgtttcaatgctattctctcagttcATCCACCCTCTTGTcacctgctgtgtccacaagcctgttctctgtgtctgtatcttgattcctgccctggaaataggttcatcagtaccattttctagaaCCCAGATATATGAGTTattaagaatttatgtttttgtttttatttggctaaatacccagaagtagaattgctggattgtgtattagttctatttttaattttttgaggaacctctacaCTATTTTCTAtcatggctgtaccagtttacattcccaccaatagaaCACAAAGATTCCCTTTTTtacacatccttgtcaacacttacagtttttgtctttttgataatagccgtTCTAACAGATGAGGTagtatcttactgtggttttgaatTGTTTTCCCTGATGATCaaaaatgttgagcatcttttcatgtacctattggccTTTGCatatctttgggaaaatgtctatctAGATCttatgcccatttttaaattgaattgtttACTTGCTATtgagttatgtgtgtgtgcatgcatgctcagtcatggccagctctttgcaaccccatggattgtaacccaccaggcttctctgtctgtgggatttcccaggcaaggataagggagtgggttgccatttcctactccaggggatcttcccatcccagggatcaaacctgggtctcctgcattgtaggcagattctttaccaactgagccaccaaggaagtcacaCATCTCTGACCCCtcagttattcattcattgaaGACTGCTGAATTTCCACTCTTAAacttcctttgtggtccagtggttgactctgtgctcccaatgtaggggacatgggttcaatccctggtcggggaagatcccacgtgccacatgaCATGGCCaatgaagcaaaacaaaatcaacaCAACCATCTTCAGGACTTCTCTGGCTCTCCAGTGACTGAGACTCTGCACTGCCAATGTAGAGGTTAGGAgctccatccctggctggggaactaagatcccacatgctgctaggtgtggccaaaagattaaaaaaaaaacaaaaaactaaaaaattgcATTATTGAGTTGGGCATGAAAggaatctctctttttttaaactttttattttgtattggggttaagctgattaacaaacagtgtcgtgatagtttcgggtgaacagcagagggactcagccatacacataggCACGCATcagttctcccccaaactcctttcCCAGTGACAGGAGTCTCTTTATGCCCTCATATTCTTTGTCCTCTCTGATCCTTCAGTCCCACAGGAGTTGCCAGTGGACAGTGAGTCTGGCCCCTGGGATAATTTCACAGCCAGGGCATTTCCGCTCAggtttgcttttgctttggttATTCTGTTTCTTCTCATTGTCTAGAATAAACAGACTCCCACTGTATAAAAATTTATATCTTCTCTGCTCTACACTGATTATTTTTACAGGCATAAATAACCTACTTAGTTATTTTTGTTAATTAGTCAAAGCTCCTTGACCATGACAATgtcaaatatttgaagaaaattctTGATGAATTGGAGAAAGTCTTGGATCAGGTTGAAACTGAGttgcaaagaagaaatgaagaaaccccAGGTAGGTTctcatttgtgttctttttgtctttttctgtataCCAGGGGTATTTATGGGAACATTCTTAGATTTCACCCAAAACATTCTGTAAACTATCTTTAACTGTTAGTACTCACGGACAGTTTGACTTTATGATAGCAACAATAATACTGAATTCAACAAAACCCAGGTGTCTAGTTGTAACTctgcatttatatgaaatatagccagtgaagaatttttttttgcaCAACTTAAGTTATGGTTGGTAGATTCCTACCTGGCCTGTTTCACAAGTTTTAATTACAGTGGTTAGTTTGGGAGTGTTCTACTTGCTAGAACATTCCCTCTAGTTTTTTCCTTAGGTGGGAGAAAAATTGCAAATTGAAGTAAAGTATAAcatgggtgggcttcccaggtggcgcaagtggtaaagaacccacttgccaatactgaacacatgagacatgggttcaatccctgggtcaggaagatcccttgggggaggaaatggcaacccactccagtattgttgcatggagaatcccatggacagaggagcctggggcagggAGAGGTGGGGGCTACactccacagagttgcaaagagtcggaaacaactgaaggaacttagcataACATGGGAGTCAGCCTGTGTGTATGGGCAGGCTGGCTGGTGAGCACCCGTCTTCTGTACCTGTGAAAATGAGTGAATGATGAAGCCCAAGTGCAGACACATGGACTGTTTGCACTATTCTGACTGACCACAAAGTTGAAGACCATATTACCTGCAACTTGCTTCACAATAgggattttcttctgttttaaataAGTAGCAATTAACAAAAGCAGCAACTACTGAGTGACGTTTAAATCCTCAAGTACATGTGTCATTTTTTTAACCCACGAGGAAATATCTGTTAACTCTGTTGGCTTGGAGGCATGATAGACAGGCTTTGAGCTTAAGTAGCTCTAGTGACACCTAGGGACCCAGGTGCCTGTCAGGTGTCAACCAAGTGTCCCTTAGCTTTGGGATGGAttattttgatgtggaccatttttaaagtctttattgaatttgttacaatattgcttctggtttatgttgtgattttttttttttttgctgagaggCATGTAGGATCATATATTCcccaccagagattgaacctgcactccctgcattggaaggtgaagtcccatAGCTTGGGATACATTTGCATGCTGCCCTCCTTTTTTTTAAGCATAGAATTACTCACTGAGTGTGATTGTCAAGAAAATGTACCATAGCCTTCATCTTTTGCTATAGTCACCCTTGCCCTCAACACTAAGAGCAGAGATGCCAACCAGAGTCTGTCGGTACAAtgcgtgcacgtgtgctcagtaactcagtcatgtctgactctgtgtgaccccatggactgtagctcaccaggctccttgtccatgggattctccaggcaagaatactggactgggttgccatgccctcctccaggggatcttcccaacctagggactgaacccgtgtctcttatgtctcctgcgtggggaggcgggttctttcccactagcaccacctggaaagccctgtctGTCGGTACAGGGCTTGCCCTTAACCCACCGTGTCCCTTTCTCCAATTAGAAGAAGGCCGCCAGCCGTGGCTCTGTGGGGAATCCTTCACCCTGGCGGACGTATCACTTGCTGTTACACTGCATCGACTGAAGTTCCTGGGGTTTGCGAGGAGAAACTGGGGAAATGGAAAGCGACCCAACTTGGAAACCTATTACGAGCGTGTCTtgaagaggaaaacatttaaCAAGGTTTTGGGACATGTCAACAATATATTAATCTCTGCAGTGCTGCCAACTGCATTCCGAGTGGCCAAGAAAAGGGCCCCAAAGGTTCTTGGCACCACCCTTGTGGTTGGTTTGCTTGCTGGAATGggatattttgcttttatgcttTTCAGAAAGAGACTTGGCAGCATGATATTAGCGCTTAGACCCAGACCAAATTACTTCTAGGTGGGTGGGATCTAGTGGTGGCCATTCATCCAGCCATTCAGCTAGACCCTTCTCCACTCTTCCAGGTCCAGGGAAGAATGGCCCTGGGCGACTAGTAAAAAGCATAATTGACTTTACTCTTTGGCTAGCTTATGTGAGAAAAGGAGGTAATAAAGATGTTTTTGTGCGCTGGTAACTCTGACAGGACTTATTTGCAAACCTCTTCTAATTCATACTTAAAACATGCACAAAGTCAAGATAGGTGAATACCGGCAGGTAGAAGAGAGACCTTTAACTCAAAATTCCAGTTCAAGTTCTGGGTTATTTGGGGGAGAACATTATTATtatgagcagacagtaatgaTAACCTATGATTGCCCATAACTCTTCATCTGAGACTATCTGGGTGTGTTGAGTGGTGAATAGTTTGCAGTATTTTCTCCTAGAATTCAGAAATCATCTTTGTTACTCAACCCAGGTGTTCAGACTGCAGAAGGGCGCAGCAGTGCTTCATACTCTCACTGTTAGCTTTAGGCTGAAATAAGGGAGGCAAAGGGACAAAGGAGGGGGGAAAGGGAGGATGAAGCTACGTAATGAAGGCAATGGAAAGCAACCTCCATGTGCCTCCAGTGCCATTCACGGCTGCCTGTCCCCTTAGTAAACGTTACATTTGACTGCTTGTGGCTATAGCCCATGCATCCTCGTGTAACTGAGGACCTTGGAAAAAGAGGACTGGAGAGTCACTGGGGGGAGTTGGCTGGAGAAAACTCTGGGCTTTAAACTTACAGCACCTCACTTTAGTGttaattttaaaaggacataaatcacagtcattactttaataaaattaactGCTTGTCTGTTTGGGCAAGAGATACCTACTGGAACATGTCTTGATTA
The genomic region above belongs to Bos taurus isolate L1 Dominette 01449 registration number 42190680 breed Hereford chromosome 14, ARS-UCD2.0, whole genome shotgun sequence and contains:
- the GDAP1 gene encoding ganglioside-induced differentiation-associated protein 1 isoform X2, whose protein sequence is MARRQDEQRGGAPLIAEGKSDAEVKLILYHWTHSFSSQKVRLVIAEKALKCEEHDVSLPLSEHNEPWFMRLNSTGEVPVLIHGENIICEATQIIDYLEQTFLDEKTPRLMPDKGSMYYPRVQHYRELLDSLPMDAYTHGCILHPELTVDSMIPAYATTRIRSQIGNTESELKKLAEENPDLQEAYIAKQKRLKSKLLDHDNVKYLKKILDELEKVLDQVETELQRRNEETPEGRQPWLCGESFTLADVSLAVTLHRLKFLGFARRNWGNGKRPNLETYYERVLKRKTFNKVLGHVNNILISAVLPTAFRVAKKRAPKVLGTTLVVGLLAGMGYFAFMLFRKRLGSMILALRPRPNYF
- the GDAP1 gene encoding ganglioside-induced differentiation-associated protein 1 isoform X1, coding for MARRQDEQRGGAPLIAEGKSDAEVKLILYHWTHSFSSQKVRLVIAEKALKCEEHDVSLPLSEHNEPWFMRLNSTGEVPVLIHGENIICEATQIIDYLEQTFLDEKTPRLMPDKGSMYYPRVQHYRELLDSLPMDAYTHGCILHPELTVDSMIPAYATTRIRSQIGNTESELKKLAEENPDLQEAYIAKQKRLKSKLLDHDNVKYLKKILDELEKVLDQVETELQRRNEETPEEGRQPWLCGESFTLADVSLAVTLHRLKFLGFARRNWGNGKRPNLETYYERVLKRKTFNKVLGHVNNILISAVLPTAFRVAKKRAPKVLGTTLVVGLLAGMGYFAFMLFRKRLGSMILALRPRPNYF
- the GDAP1 gene encoding ganglioside-induced differentiation-associated protein 1 isoform X3, with the protein product MPDKGSMYYPRVQHYRELLDSLPMDAYTHGCILHPELTVDSMIPAYATTRIRSQIGNTESELKKLAEENPDLQEAYIAKQKRLKSKLLDHDNVKYLKKILDELEKVLDQVETELQRRNEETPEEGRQPWLCGESFTLADVSLAVTLHRLKFLGFARRNWGNGKRPNLETYYERVLKRKTFNKVLGHVNNILISAVLPTAFRVAKKRAPKVLGTTLVVGLLAGMGYFAFMLFRKRLGSMILALRPRPNYF